From the Nostoc sp. PCC 7107 genome, the window AACAAGAGAGTATATGCCTTTTTTAATGGCGGCGATCGCTACATCTGTGACGGCTGCGGCTGACATAATTGGGGCTTTGTCGTAGGTCGCTACCATTGGACTGCTGACAAGTTCTCGGTCTTCCCCTGGAAAAGGTTCTTCTAAACCGCCGTTAAAGAAGTAAGTAACGTGGGCGTATTTTTCGGTTTCCGCAGTACGCAACTGTTTCAGACCATGATTAGCAATGACTTCACCGAGAATATTAGTTAAATTCTGCGGCTCGAAAGCTACTGTTACTGGTAGGTCTGAATCGTACTGGGTAAAAGTAACAAAGGATATTGGCTGAATTTGCTGGCGTTCAAAGCCTGTAAATTCAGAACTGACAAAGGCTTGAGTCAATTGTCTAGCACGGTCAGGGCGGAAGTTAAAAAATATTACCCCATCTCCTGGTTCAACTGCACCAGGAGCAATGCGAACTGGGTTAATAAACTCGTCTGTCACCCCTTCGGCGTAAGATGCTTGCAAGACTTGTACGGCTGTGCGACCATCGCCTGCACCATCTTGGGTCATGACATCATAAGCCCGTTTGACTCGATCCCAACGACGATCGCGATCCATCGCGTAGTAACGGCCGCTGAGGGTAGCGATGCGTCCAATTCCCACACGATCGATGTAATCTTGCAGTTGTTGAATCGCTTTGATCCCTTCGCTGGGGGAAGTATCCCGACCATCGGCGATCGCATGGATACAAACTTCTGAAATTCGCTGTTCCTTGGCTAAGTCAAGTAGTCCGAACAGGTGGGTGATATGCGAGTGTACCCCTCCATCAGAACAAAGACCCACTAAGTGCAACTTGCCATTTTGAGAACGAACTTCCTGGCAAATTTTGACCAGTGCAGGGTTACTGAGGATTGAACCGTCTTCTACTGCATCGGAGATGCGTACAAGCTCTTGTGGAACAACTCGCCCAGCGCCAATATTCAAATGACCAACTTCTGAGTTACCCATTTGACCATCTGGCAAGCCTACGGCTTTTCCTGATGTGCGGATGAGGGTGTGCGGGTACGCCACCCACAAGCTGTCCATAATAGGCGTTTTCGCCGCCACAATAGCGTTTCCTCGCGTCTCCTCGCAGTAGCCCCATCCGTCTAAAATGACTAGCACCACAGGAGCAACAGGTGCCTTGGTCATAATAAAATTGCCCTTTACTTTTTGTAATACCCGAATGATACCACTGCTAACCACAGCTGCAAGTGAATTTCTGCTTATTAACTTGTTTTATAACTTATTGAGAGATTTTTTAGATTTTTTTAAATTTTTGCAACTGTTACATATATTTTGTGATATTCCATGTTGGTTAATTAGTTAGTAGTAAAACTAGGGTGATACTACTAACTTGATATTTTATTTTTTCTTACTGCCAGCCTTGGCTGCTTTGGCTGCTTTCTTAGCAGCTTTTTCCGCAGCTATCGCATCTAATTTTGCTTGTTCTTTCTCTTCGGCGATTTTATCCAGGTAGTAGTGATAATCTCCTAAATAAACGCGGAATTCACCATCCCGAATTTCCACAATTTTGTTAGCTACCTGAGAAATAAAATAACGGTCGTGGGAAACTACAATTGCTGTCCCATCATAGTTTTGCAGCGCTTCTTCCAACATTTCTTTTGCGGGAATATCTAGATGGTTGGTAGGCTCATCTAAAATCAGCAAATTGGCTGGACGCAAGAGCATTTTTGCCAAGGCTAAACGTGCTTTTTCTCCCCCACTTAAGGCTTCAACACATTTAAATACAGTGTCGCCAGTGAATAAGAACTTGCCGAGGAGGGTGCGGACTTCTTCGTTTTTCCAGTCAGGAACTTCATCATGAATAGTTTCCATAACTGTCTTTTTCAAGTCTAAAGCTTCGGCTTGATTTTGCTCAAAGTAACCAGGAATCACATTATGGTCGCCTAAGCTAACACTGCCTTCGGTGGCTGGTTCCGTACCCATAATTATTCGCAATAGGGTAGATTTTCCCGCACCGTTGGGGCCTAAAAAGGCAATGCGATCGCCTCTTTCAATCAGCAGATTCGCTCCCAGAAATAAGATTTTATCATCGTAGGTATGAGTTAAATCCTTAATGGTCACAACTTCCCGTCCACTGCGAGGCGCTGGGGGAAAACGAAAATGCAGAGTTCTAACTCCACCAATGGGTGCTTCGATGCGCTCAATTTTGTCTAGTTGTTTTTCCCGGCTTTTGGCTTGAGTACTGCGGGTAGCACTGGCGCGGAATCGATCAACAAAGGCTTGCTGTTTCTCAAGTTCTTTTTGCTGACGTTCGTAAGCGCTCAGTTGTGCTGATTGATTTTCGGCTTTTTGTTGCAAGTACGCCGTGTAGTTACCCAGGTAAGTGCTAGAAACGCCGCGTTCAGTTTCGACAATTTGCGTACAGAGGCGATCTAAAAATTCGCGGTCATGAGAAACTATCACCATCGGCGTTGTTAAGCCTTTGAGGTAAGTTTCTAGCCACTCGATGGTTTCTAAGTCTAAATGGTTTGTTGGCTCGTCTAACAGCAGTAAATCCGGTGCTTGCAGCAGAATTTTACCTAAACTCATCCGCATTTGCCAACCACCAGAAAAAGCACTAACGAGGCGATCGCCATCTTCTTGCTCAAATCCCATCTCTGGTAAAATTTTGCCGATGCGTGCTTCTAAACCGTAACCATCCAAAGCTTCAAACTGACGCTGCAAACGATCCAACTTGTTAATCAGTCGATCCAGTTCCTCTGGTGTCGCAGTTTGCATATCGTGTTGCACTTGCGTCAGAGATAACTGTACTTCGTTTGCTTCTTTAAATACTGTCCAAAATTCTTCTCTAACGGTGCGGCTGGGATCGACTTCAAACTCTTGATTGAGGTAAGCGATATGTAAACTAGCAGGACGAATGATTTCGCCAGCGGTAGGTTCCATTTCCCCAGAGATAATTTTCAACTGGGTAGATTTTCCCGCACCGTTAACGCCGACTAAGCCAATGCGATCGCCTGGTTTGACTTCCCAGTTGATATCCTTGAGGACTTCGCCTGTTGGATAAATTTTACTGATATGTTCGAGTCGCAGCATCGAGTTTCTCTCAGGTAGGAAATAGATGGTTAAGGACGAAGTACCAACACCGTGTCCAATATTAACAAAAATTAACCAAGAATTCCTCCTAGTAAGTTGTAATTAACCTCAACTACTACTGAATTTTGGTTACTTACAAATTTTGTGCAGCTTGCTTTACTTCTTCAATACTTAAACTAAGCTCCTCCGCTACTTGTTCCACTGTCAAACCCAGTTTCAAAAAGCGAGCGACCATTCTTAGCTTTTCTTGGCGCTGACCTTCTTCGATTCCTTCTTGCTTACCTTCTTCCTTCCCTTCCTGAAAAACATCCTGAAAATATCTGGTATTTTTTAATTCACTGATGCTAAACATTTTCTCCATCTCCTCTTTAGTCATCGTGGGAAACTTGTATAACAAGATAGTCTCTATTAATTGTAATAATTGCTGTTGTTTTATTGGTGAGTTTATTTCTAATCTTGTCCTTTCTACTAACTCCCTAGCCTCTATGATTGCTGTGTCTTCAGATGTGACAATTAATTTAACAGTTGCAATGCCAATTGGTAGCGACGGTTCAGAGCTTAATTCATCCAGATAAATACGCCTAACTCGCTGACTGATAAAAAATTCTCTGTAGTGTTTGATATCTCCTGTGTCTACACTTCTGCTTGGGTATAAAACAACAGCACTCCAATCATTGATAGGTTGATTTTGACGCAAATACAAGCATATTTCGGCAATCAAGCGCGAATAAATATTTGTATCTGCTTGAAACTGCACTTCCACAAAGTAAATAGGCTGATCAATTTCAACATTTGGAACAAATACACCATCAATTCTGAATGCTGTTTGTTTAATTTCAACTGACGAAAATTGGTAAATACTAGCAGTATCAGGAGAATTCCCAATCAGATCAAAGAAGATATCGGGAAATTCTTGAAATAGGCGATAAAATACGCTGTCTGTTTTCACAGATGGAGAAGAGTAGATAATTTTACATAAATAATTATGTACCTGTTTGGGCTTCTCCACCATCCCGCACTTCTTGGACGCGCTCTTTGGATATTCCTAATACTCGTGATATCGGCGCTAACAAATTATCATCAATAGCTTCTCCCGCATAAATGTTATTGAGTTCTGTAGGAGAAATTTTAAAGGTATCGCAGAATTTAGCAAATTCCTGATTGTTGAGGTCAAGTTCTTTTTGTCGCTCTTGTAGTAAAAGTGCGATCGCTCTCGTCCCATATTTAGGACGTTCACTAACTTTTATATATTTTTGTACTAAATAATTAACCTTACTTGTATCGCCACCAGTCTTTTTTAGTAAATCACCACAAGCTTTTTTGAGAGCTTTTTTTAAAACCTCTTCTTCATTTAAAAAATAAAGAATTTCATTCACATATTCTTGCTTAAAGAAACCAACTAAACTACCTTTATGATAAATAGGTATATAAGATGTTTCTGGATCAGATTGCCAATCCGAAGGCTCATTACGTAGCAAAGACATAGCTGCACCTATAAAAATTTAATGCTCACCATTTTAAAACTATTTATACTGACTCGCCAGTCGTAAAATTTAGAGAAATAACTCCTGGTTTAGATACCCGACTCCTTAAAGAAGTCGGGTATCTAGTTCTTCATAAAGGGCATTTAGCGATTTTATGAGGCTTTTGTTAGTTATTCAATCATAGTGGGCATACTGTAAGTAGTATTTAAACAGGGTAAACAGTATGTTGACAACAACGTGGCAAGAAGAAATTGCATCTCTAAAACAAAACTTGAGCAAGGAAATTAAGAAAATTTCAAGTAATACAAATATTAATATACCTAATCATATTTGTATTAATAACCTGAAATCTAAATTAGAGCGATTAGATGAAATTGAAAAAATACTTAGTATTGATAAATATAAAATAGCTTTTATAGGTACTATCGGTAAAGGAAAGACGACAGCTATCTGTCATTTATTTAATTTAATCAGTGAATTCAAAGTTTCCAAGACTAATGCTGCTGGGAAATCTCGAATTGTAATGGAAACCAAAGAATTACTCTCCACGGGTTCAGGTAAAACTACTATCTGTGAAGTAATTATCAAATCTGCGGAAAATACTTATATCGAGATAGAGCCTTATACAATCGATGAAATGGAAAATCTTATTTTTGAATTCTGCGATTATATTGCAGAACAAGATAAAGACAATGATCAAGCAGAGCAAAAAATAATTATTTCTAAAGAAGTTGAAAGAGCTATTAGGAATGTTATAGATATGAACTTACACTATAAAAAGATTTATGATGGAAAAAAAAAGAAAACAGAAACAGTTGATTCAGCAAAAGAAGAGTTTGATAAATTAGGATTAGATGAATTTAAAAAACTTGCCTTGAGTAATGCAAATCTTGAATCTAGAAATACAACTCTAATTGACTTTGATAATCAAATTGGTGAGCAGGATTGGATAAAAAATACCTTCGCCGCCATTAATAATGGCGAGTTAAAAGAATTTGCTGTCCCCAGAAAAATATATCTTTATGTCAGCCATAATATTTTATCTGGGTCAAACTTATTTCAGTTTGATTCAGTTGTTGATACGAAAGGACTTGATGAAAATCC encodes:
- the gpmI gene encoding 2,3-bisphosphoglycerate-independent phosphoglycerate mutase, translating into MTKAPVAPVVLVILDGWGYCEETRGNAIVAAKTPIMDSLWVAYPHTLIRTSGKAVGLPDGQMGNSEVGHLNIGAGRVVPQELVRISDAVEDGSILSNPALVKICQEVRSQNGKLHLVGLCSDGGVHSHITHLFGLLDLAKEQRISEVCIHAIADGRDTSPSEGIKAIQQLQDYIDRVGIGRIATLSGRYYAMDRDRRWDRVKRAYDVMTQDGAGDGRTAVQVLQASYAEGVTDEFINPVRIAPGAVEPGDGVIFFNFRPDRARQLTQAFVSSEFTGFERQQIQPISFVTFTQYDSDLPVTVAFEPQNLTNILGEVIANHGLKQLRTAETEKYAHVTYFFNGGLEEPFPGEDRELVSSPMVATYDKAPIMSAAAVTDVAIAAIKKGIYSLVVINYANPDMVGHTGQIPATITAIEEVDRCLGRLLESIIKAGGTTIITADHGNAEYMLDEEGNSWTAHTTNPVPLILVEGEKAKIPGHGTNVELRSDGKLADIAPTILDILQLPQPPEMTGRSLVKPIEFDLKRDRTPMPIGM
- a CDS encoding ABC-F family ATP-binding cassette domain-containing protein is translated as MLRLEHISKIYPTGEVLKDINWEVKPGDRIGLVGVNGAGKSTQLKIISGEMEPTAGEIIRPASLHIAYLNQEFEVDPSRTVREEFWTVFKEANEVQLSLTQVQHDMQTATPEELDRLINKLDRLQRQFEALDGYGLEARIGKILPEMGFEQEDGDRLVSAFSGGWQMRMSLGKILLQAPDLLLLDEPTNHLDLETIEWLETYLKGLTTPMVIVSHDREFLDRLCTQIVETERGVSSTYLGNYTAYLQQKAENQSAQLSAYERQQKELEKQQAFVDRFRASATRSTQAKSREKQLDKIERIEAPIGGVRTLHFRFPPAPRSGREVVTIKDLTHTYDDKILFLGANLLIERGDRIAFLGPNGAGKSTLLRIIMGTEPATEGSVSLGDHNVIPGYFEQNQAEALDLKKTVMETIHDEVPDWKNEEVRTLLGKFLFTGDTVFKCVEALSGGEKARLALAKMLLRPANLLILDEPTNHLDIPAKEMLEEALQNYDGTAIVVSHDRYFISQVANKIVEIRDGEFRVYLGDYHYYLDKIAEEKEQAKLDAIAAEKAAKKAAKAAKAGSKKK
- a CDS encoding Rpn family recombination-promoting nuclease/putative transposase, with the translated sequence MKTDSVFYRLFQEFPDIFFDLIGNSPDTASIYQFSSVEIKQTAFRIDGVFVPNVEIDQPIYFVEVQFQADTNIYSRLIAEICLYLRQNQPINDWSAVVLYPSRSVDTGDIKHYREFFISQRVRRIYLDELSSEPSLPIGIATVKLIVTSEDTAIIEARELVERTRLEINSPIKQQQLLQLIETILLYKFPTMTKEEMEKMFSISELKNTRYFQDVFQEGKEEGKQEGIEEGQRQEKLRMVARFLKLGLTVEQVAEELSLSIEEVKQAAQNL